A region from the Variovorax sp. V93 genome encodes:
- the secD gene encoding protein translocase subunit SecD, with the protein MNRYPVWKYAIIVIVLLVGLIYSLPNFFGEAPAVQVSAAKSTVKVDAATRSRVEEALKAAGLAPDLLTLEAGSLRARFATPDEQLKARDTLQRTLVPDPADPPYVVALNLVSRSPAWLTSLHAFPMYLGLDLRGGVDFLLQVDMKGAIDKKAESFASDLRTTFRDKGIRGTSVSRNGQTIEVLFRDAAALEAAKRLIQDQFQDLATTDSQDGSNWRLVATIKPEAARRLQDAALKQNITTLHNRINELGVAEPVIQQSGLDRIVVQLPGVQDTAKAKDILGRTATLEMRLVDESAEGRAAELSGGPVPFGSEKFLERNGRPVIVKKQVLVTGENLTDAQPGFDQQSNQPKVDLTMDAKGGRIMRDVSRENYKKRMAMLIFEKGKGEVLTAPSINGELGNRFQISGSMTVVEANDLALLLRAGSLAAPMEIIQERTIGPSLGADNIEKGFKSVMYGFLAIMVFMCAYYALFGLFSSIALAVNLMLLVAILSMLQATLTLPGIAAMALAIGVAIDSNVLINERVREELRNGASPQAAIHAGYDRAWGTILDSNVTTLIAGIALLAFGSGPVRGFAVVHCIGIVTSMFSAVFFSRGLVNFWYGQKKKLKTVSIGTVWRPKTDGTAVAEGK; encoded by the coding sequence GCCTGCCGTGCAGGTGTCCGCGGCCAAGTCCACCGTCAAGGTCGATGCGGCCACCCGGAGCCGGGTCGAGGAGGCGCTCAAGGCCGCCGGGCTCGCGCCCGACCTGCTCACGCTCGAGGCCGGCTCGCTGCGCGCGCGCTTCGCCACGCCCGACGAGCAGCTCAAGGCGCGCGACACCCTGCAGCGCACGCTGGTGCCCGATCCGGCCGATCCGCCCTACGTGGTGGCGCTGAACCTGGTCTCGCGTTCGCCGGCCTGGCTCACGTCGCTGCATGCGTTCCCGATGTACCTGGGCCTGGACCTGCGCGGCGGCGTCGACTTCCTGCTGCAGGTCGACATGAAGGGCGCCATCGACAAAAAGGCCGAATCCTTCGCGAGCGACCTGCGCACCACTTTCCGCGACAAGGGCATCCGCGGCACCTCGGTGAGCCGCAACGGCCAAACCATCGAGGTCCTGTTCCGCGACGCGGCCGCGCTCGAAGCGGCCAAGCGCCTGATCCAGGACCAGTTCCAGGACCTCGCCACCACCGACAGCCAGGACGGCAGCAACTGGCGCCTCGTGGCCACCATCAAGCCCGAAGCCGCGCGCCGGCTCCAGGACGCGGCGCTCAAGCAGAACATCACCACGCTGCACAACCGGATCAACGAACTCGGCGTGGCCGAGCCGGTGATCCAGCAGTCGGGCCTGGACCGCATCGTGGTGCAGCTGCCCGGCGTGCAGGACACGGCCAAGGCCAAGGACATCCTGGGGCGCACCGCCACGCTCGAGATGCGCCTGGTCGACGAAAGCGCCGAAGGCCGCGCGGCCGAGCTGAGCGGCGGACCGGTGCCCTTCGGCTCCGAGAAATTCCTCGAACGCAACGGCCGCCCGGTGATCGTGAAGAAGCAGGTGCTCGTCACCGGCGAGAACCTCACCGACGCGCAGCCCGGCTTCGACCAGCAGAGCAACCAGCCCAAGGTCGACCTGACCATGGACGCCAAGGGCGGCCGGATCATGCGCGACGTGAGCCGCGAGAACTACAAGAAGCGCATGGCCATGCTGATCTTCGAGAAGGGCAAGGGCGAAGTGCTCACGGCCCCGTCGATCAATGGCGAGCTCGGCAACCGCTTCCAGATTTCCGGCTCGATGACCGTGGTCGAGGCCAACGACCTCGCGCTGCTGCTGCGCGCCGGCTCGCTGGCCGCGCCGATGGAAATCATCCAGGAACGCACCATCGGCCCGAGCCTGGGCGCCGACAACATCGAGAAGGGCTTCAAGAGCGTGATGTATGGCTTCCTGGCCATCATGGTGTTCATGTGCGCCTACTACGCGCTGTTCGGCCTGTTCTCGTCGATTGCGCTGGCCGTCAACCTGATGCTGCTGGTCGCCATTCTCTCGATGCTGCAGGCCACGCTCACGCTGCCCGGCATCGCGGCCATGGCGCTGGCCATCGGCGTGGCCATCGACTCCAACGTGCTGATCAACGAGCGCGTGCGCGAGGAGCTGCGCAACGGCGCCTCGCCGCAGGCGGCCATCCACGCCGGCTACGACCGCGCCTGGGGCACGATCCTCGACTCCAACGTGACCACGCTGATCGCGGGCATCGCGCTGCTGGCCTTCGGCTCGGGGCCGGTGCGCGGCTTCGCGGTGGTGCACTGCATCGGCATCGTCACCTCGATGTTCTCGGCCGTGTTCTTCTCGCGCGGCCTCGTGAACTTCTGGTACGGCCAGAAGAAGAAGCTCAAGACGGTGTCGATCGGCACGGTCTGGCGCCCCAAGACCGACGGCACGGCCGTGGCTGAAGGCAAGTAA